Sequence from the Amphiprion ocellaris isolate individual 3 ecotype Okinawa chromosome 1, ASM2253959v1, whole genome shotgun sequence genome:
GGCTTTGCAGGGCCACAGCAGTGCTGGAACCTGCACCCTGTTGAAACATACTGCACATGATGTTAAGCTGCTCCCTCATTTCAGGTTTATCTTTGTGTGCGTTTATTGCAGGCGGTGGAATGGGCAACATGTCGATGGACCGAATGGGCTCCGGCTTTGACCGTTTAGGCATGTCAGGAATGGACATGAACCGCGGCTTTGGTGGCTATGGAGGTGGGGGGCCGAGCCACATGGGTGGAGGCATGTCTGACAGGGGCTCTGGGTCCAAAGCAGGCTGTCAGATATTTGTGCGAAATGTAAGTGTGGATTAGATGTATGAAGAACTTATCTATTTGTCTTTATTAGTAATGACTGGAGTTACAAAACCCACTAAAATAATGACCATTTTATTGATATGACTACTTTCCCTCTAAGTTagactgtgtttgtgggtacagtGGTCCCTTGTCTGTCACGGCGGTTACGTTCCAGATCCATCTGCGATTGGTGAAAATCCGCAATGTAGTGACCatagttattttattgtttatattttaaggctttataaatctTCACCACACGCCGCACAACACCACAGAGCAGCACAATGCACCACGATCAGACatctatgtgaaatggacaaggctAGATGCTGAATGTTGGTATACATAAGAGATAAAGGAGACATGAGAGCGCTCcgcattttatttccattaaatattcttttaatatgttttaattgttattttttaagatattttttatattgttttcaatattttaggctagaaaatgcttattttaccacaaaaataattaaaataatgtagctaTCGCAGAGCCGGTTGCCATGattgaactgttgtgctgcaatgcaccatgggagtttggggtgttgggggttcaaatgtcattattgtggtttatatTAGTGTTACAATGTTgatagtgtttgtgttttattgtgtttttgtggtgttgtcagcctagttagtttgggTAAGTGTTTTGTTGTCAGAACCGTGAGCGTGAAGTGTGTTCGATgacttcctgctgcagtttcaGTTGTCACTCTTTATGTgtgtcagaataaaagcatctggCTGTTGTAGTGCACATAAAAGACATATCCTTTCTCCAGTGTCACTCTACAATGCAGCtcgccacaataataaatatataaaaatacctatatacTGCAAAATTCTGCGATATATAGCAAAAAATCCGCAATAcgaaatgcaatttaaaaatctgcaatacaGTGAGACTGCGAAAAGTGAACTGCAATATGGCAAGAGACCACTGTATACTATATGCTTCATGGATGCTAgttatttgcattttgtattgtttaatCTAGCTTCAAATATGTTAGTTCTGCAAATATtgatatatacatttttgttgCAGCTGTCCTATGATCTGACATGGCAAAAACTGAAAGAGAAGTTCAGCCACTGTGGTATGTTTTTTTGCTCACCCTTAATGCTCAAAATGAATTAAgtctgttttgtgtatttcacaAACCACTCAATGACTCCGGGCTTTCATCACGGATGTTTGTTCAACATAAATGCCTCCATGTAAGATTCTGGTTTCAGAATGAATCATTCCTCTTTCTTGTCTGCTGCAGGTCAGGTGATGTTTGCAGAAATCAAGATGGAAAATGGAAAGTCTAAGGGATGTGGAACAGTGCGATTTGATTCTCCGGAGAGCGCCGAGAAGGCCTGCAGAATGATGAATGGAACCAAGATCAATGGCCGAGAGGTGGACGTCCGCATCGATCGCAACGCCTAGAGCTTTTGTAGGAGTTAGGCTACAACACTTACACATTCAGCCCCCATGCCAAtgatctttttgttttgttttaaaaacacaattactTCATATCTCCATATGTCCAcggtttcattttttgtttatatatacTACATAGctattttatctttgttttgtaAAACCCTTTTTAATTTGTCAGGCAGTTTATTTGGACAAAtaaactttttaatttttaaacttgtGGTTGTAAACTCTTCTCAGACCAAAGTCTCAAAGTTGTTCTTCAGTGTGTAAACAGACACTTGGCGTTTCTAGTCATTGCCACACTTTGACCTCCTTAAAAGTTGGAAAATTCCACATTTGTCACTGAGGCGGGCATTAATGGGTGTGCGTTACATCAGGTGTGATCTACAATACTACTACAGGAAGATTTATATATTTTCAGAGCTCTGAGACAGTTTGTAGGGAATGTTTTGGTTGGATAAGATTGCTAACCTTGATTATATAGCCATTGTTACAAGTGTAGGTCAGTGTCTGAAGTCCATATATTGTTTCCAGGGTAAGTTGTAAACTCCACTGAAAACCGTAAGTAATTCTATTTACGCTAAGTGAAGATCAGTGGAAtttttgtgcctgtttttttactatttatggCTCTTGTCACCGTCCCTTCCTGGTCGTAAAAGCTTATCAGGGAtacctttgttttgttgtcttaacTCACCAACTCACTCAAAAAGGACAAGGCCAAATGAGTTCAGTTGACACCTTTTATTCCTCGACTGGGGATTCATTTGAACTGGGCAGTTATTTCTGTGACAGCACATTTTCCATTCATGGGCCTTGTGTAAGACAGGAGACGTCTCACTTTGCGGTAGCGGGCCTTCATTGTGATATAACAGTCTAGAGAATGTCCTCTGGTGAAATCTATTACTAAATCCTCTTGGTGAGATGTGACCAGCACGCATCTTTCATGGCATATTTAAAAGTATGCGAGTGGGACCAAGCCTCCTAGTCTTGACATTTGAAGATTTAAaagattaacatttttgttgtggttttggacCATTAACAGTCTCAGAAAATATGGCTTCAGTCCTGCGAAGGTCAGAGCTCAGTCGCTGCACAGTCTTACTGGATTATTCCCAATAATCCCTAACTCATACAGGATGGACAGAGTGGCGAAAAGGGTGTAGCAGATGAGAGAAACGATTCCCAATTTCCAGTCAAGCTTCCATCCATTGATGTGCACGGCGACAAAAAGGAAGAGGATTGACAGGAGGAGTGTGGAGGAAATGAagaccagtccagtgctgttgACCTCTACGGGGTTGGTTGTGTCCACGAAGGCAGTTTTGATGAACCAAGGCAGACCCAGGCAGAGCATGTCAAAAACATTGGAGCCCACAATGTTGGACATGGCCATGTCAGCTTTCCCTGATGAGTAGAAAACAGGTTTACACATCAAATCTATATTTGCACACAGATCCACTACTTGAGTGATGTTTGTTACTTGATGAAATTTGAAGATGAAACAAAATAATGAGTAATCAAtagttgggtcaatatataattgtgggactttttgtaacatagttgacaggtatcatagttgacatttttgctgttttcagacctaaattcaacatttcttttattctaaccaaacaccacgtggtatttttacagaaagattcctctaaatattatatatacaactgagtcaaactgaaagttatttctaaagatattgtagtaaacctgttgactatattaaataagtcagaaagccttggagtctggccagtcttttcttcaggaggaaatgacatcatgtggagcaggtcatgtgatctggaattaacacacttcctggagttTTTGTagtggggaacttagtggaaagtgatttctcagtgACAGATactatttgttattttccatataaaatttgatacattgccaaaaaataatctgtcatgattatctcaacttaataaaaagaacacaatcaagactatttttgaataaactcattttatgatttttttagctaattagaaggcggttttaaaatttgaacagTTATTTCTTTGagattttagtgatatccagtcattttttattaataagtgattgtttccataataaataattatggaatttgtaaagacatgatctaatgaacataaaaactttttttttacttttaataaaaactaatacAAGATATATCCCCGGACTtcaagtccatgggatatatcaaGTCCCTCAATTATGTATTGACTCAGAAGGCGTCACCTTCTGCATAATAAGTTAATCAGTCTCTTGAACTTTTCCTCTAATTTCTGAGCAATCGTGCactttgttaaatatttaattttatttgtgcTCATTAGCCATTCACTTCAATATCAACGAcctttctattctattcttttctattcttttctattctattcaccCAGGCTGCCTAGCAACAGCCCCCAAATCTCGCGGTGGAGCCACAAATCTTCACTCAATTATACATTGATCCAGTTATTGCTTAAATATCTTTTAGCTTTGTGCCAGTATAGTGaccacaacacacaacaaatgGTGTTGTGGTCAggtccatttaaaaaaaaaaaaagttctgattCTGAATATCttaactattattttttttatttctctctccctctctctctctctatatatataatgtgtaaaaatgtgacattgctGATACCTTCTCTGGCCACCATCACGCTGGCTATGGTGTCAGGTATACTGGTTCCAGCAGCGAGCAAAGTGAGTCCCATCACTGTATCAGGGATGCCGAGGGTCTCACCTGTGTAGACATGATGCCAACATGAGCAGATCCTTGTATTTTTGGTTATAGGGTTAATAGATTATCACTAGAAGCAGGGTTGTATCAAAGATTTTAGAAACACTGAGGTCACACCTCAAAATCCCGCTGACAGAGCTTTCTAAGAAATGTTTCACTAGCAGCTCAGCAAAACTGCTACATTTTCCAATTAGCATTGAAGACTTATTTCATATATTTGAAGATGCATCATGTTTTGAACTTTTCCaaccaaaaaaattaattattttacccAGTTAAGAAATCTTAAAACAATATCTGCTCATTCACAATCCAGATTCTATCCACAGACATCATGATGTGGGTGTAATTGTCATATGTAAATTCCCTATTGTGTCATTATCCAGTGTCCTCATTGGCTCTGATTGGAGGTAATTATGGGGAAAATTATTTTCAGCAACTCAAACAACTCACTAATTAGAGACAACAGTTCAAATGGATCTTTGCCTGTGAAATGCAACCATTTATGAGTGTTCTGAACTGTTCAATGGGATGTCGCTGTGCTGCTAATGTACATAGCAGAGCCACATTCTGCATCACATACTCTACATCCCGTGCCTGCTCTTTCTTAACACTAACCTCTCCTTCCATGTGAGCATCTGACGATTATGGAATAATAATCTCATTATACTTCAGTACACCCACCACTGTCACATGATAAATTTACCCCTTTGGCCTGGTCCTGGGTCAGTTTTATACTTCTCTTCTGTTGTAGATCTGGTGCTGAAGCTGTTCTCAGACCCGTGTCAGGTTCTGTACATACATCCGTTCctcacatgactgtgtttcctCAGGGGTGAAGCTGACTGTAATCCTGCTGTGGCTGGCTTGGCACTCAGGCTACTGGAGCTACAATAACCCCCCTCTTAGGACAATGGCATCCCAGGAATTAGCCAGCAGACCAACATGTGATTCTACTCTGCAAATCAGACGTTTTTCTCACAAGTTTCAAACACTTGTGATCCGCAAAGGCTGCCTGAGAGATGGGCTCGTTTACACCTGCAGCTGAACTAACAGAGCAAAGGCAATGTACAGGATTTATACAacagaatgaaaatgtaaagGTCCCATGTTGTGCTCTATTCCAGCAATAATAATGAAAGCCTCACATGGTCTCTCTTCTAAAGGGGCTATGTCAATCAACGATTTTGAATGTCCACACactccttcaggaagaagactctctctgtgtctgtggtgGACAGCATAGAGCAAAACAGTTGATTGACCTGACAGATGTCGAGTGTATGAGATGTTGAGTGTATGAGACTAAGACTTTCTATCACTTCTAAACTTATTCCTGAGCAACAATATTTTCTTGGAGTATTGCTAAATTCAGCCGTTGTTTTTAACTCGTGTTTGGTGAGTTTGCCAGACAACATTGCAgttataaaattattattaaattaactGCTGGTTAACTCGTAGTCCTATTGTGTTATGTATTGATCTATTTCATACTcattctgttttgctttatttagccatattaaaatacagttaatgtgagcacagagagcaggagagaagcaaagaCATGTAAACACTGGCTGCACTTAAGTTGCACTTAAGgcgacatgaaaacacatccCATAGCTAGTCATTTATTGGTTTGAAATCTGTTTTGTGGTTTCCACTATTTCTGAAAATCCCTCAGCTCTGTCTAGATGTCCACATACCAATGCTAATGGTAACATTAGCCATGAAAGACATGCTAAATCTAACGTTTTCCTTTATCTGTGTTGACAAtggcatcaaaaataaaaaataattgacCCTCAGTTCTTAAGATTCTGGGAGTGCATGAaaactcttgtgttcactcatGCAgccaacattttatttgttttttcaacaCTGAGATTTCatagttagcagaagcagctctagaaagtaaataaattttCTGAATGTCTCATCTCAGAAGCAGTGAGGGTGCAGGATTATACAAAGTTAGAGCTAGACAACTATTGGTTCCTCAGTTCCTGCTTACTGGCTTaaaattctgactgatttttaaaGCTAGGAGGTGATCTACTTAAGAGCAATGGCCGTCAGCATTTTCATATTCTCACATCAAAGTTTTTCAGACAATCAAAACACAATAGAAATTGATTTTCACTATATGGaacctttaaaaatatcaaCCTTACCAACAACAGTGACCATCCACACCAGCACGTATGTGAAACCTGAGATCCAGACAGCTGACATGAGGAAGGTTATCATGAACCAGGGCTTCCAGAACCTTCTCCTGCAGTCAGGCACGGTCAGGAAAAGCAGAGTGATGACGGGCAGAGACAGAACCCAGAGGATCCGCTTCAGGTCGCTCTCCGgcactgcaaacacacatttatgctCTGCAGGGATGCATGCAGACAAATGGCAGGAGGAGAAAAGTCACATCATCAGGCCTCATGCAGGTCAAACAAGACGGCAAATGACACCAAGCGGACATATAATGGTAAAAATGACAGGAAACTTTGCGTTTCTAAAGAACGTGTCTGACCTTCAGGGATGTCGTTGAGGCCGTGCAGGCTGAGGGACAGGTGGGAGTAGCCCGAGTCGTCCTGGAAGATGCCGCTGTCTGTTCTGGAGCGACTGTGGACTCGAAGGCTGGTGTCTTCGCTCCAGCCCATCAGAGGCTGCGTCTCAGTCTTCTCACCAGAGCCTGAAGCCAGACATGTGCAGCAGGGGCTCAGCTTCCTCAGGACGAACTCACTGATGCGAAGGTCGAAGCACAGAACCACAATGTAGATGCCATagaccagcagcagagaggcagCGTCATACCTGGAAGATTATGAAAACAACCTCAGTTGTAAGcttatgtttatgtttattttatttttaaaaacgggacagtttgtattaatgtgcattTCCACGTAAATACAAGAGATTGTAGCTGtacggctaatttccatctcaagtcccattggcaaatcaaaaataaagaaattacaaataacataataccataactgaacaaagacatactaaaaagaaaaacgaaCAACAAGCATAACACATAGTGCACAGAACAGACAAAAGCTGGGGAACCAAGACAAGCTACCAAGCAGTAATTAactaacatttacacatgattatattgcacatatccctctaTCATTATTACACATTGCTATACTACACTTACCCCTCTCTCACTATAACATAAGAATACAAAATACACAGAGTCCTCAAGAACAAGCCCCATCAACggacaaacacatttacagagtTCTGATCACAGATCAAGCTCATAGTTTATCATGTATTCATATGTGGATCATCTATTCataattatttaatgtttttagtcATTATTAGGGAATTAAGATGCTCATGTATTTTCAGGTAAAAAGTGACCACTGCTTCCAGTAATGTGACTCAGGTGTCAAAAGTAGAGACCTTAGGCCCTTATGAGGAATATGAATCCAATGTCTAGAAACTTGTTACATTAATCAAGAATTTTGTAGTTTAATTTGTCAAATCATTTAGAGGAAGCTAATGGACACACATTTTAATATATCATAAGGTGTCAGTCTTGTATTTCTCTAAGAGAGACACAGAAGCCGGACAAATTCTGCCTTTTTACAAGCTGTAAAAGATTAAAACTTATCAACAACCAGTAAAAAGTTGTGAGAGTCTAAAATGCAAGGTGCAGTTTAAATGTCATCCTGTTACCTAAGTGAAGAATCTAGGTCAAGTGATAACAATATACTGAAGATAACCATGACATATGGCCAGAAGCTATAGCAATATCTAATCAAGTTGACCTTCAACCTTTACCACAGTAAACATGTAGAAATTACTTCAAAAGTGTTTTATGTCAAAGCAGATTTATAATTCTGCAGtgagtttattttgaaatttaaaatgtcCCAAGTCTACCTTAGGTGTTTTTGGgatttttccattatttgatatcttttatgaagtttttattttccatgCTTTGGctaattttagtttgtttttgactACCTTATAATTTTACAATATATAAAGTTCGTACCGTACACATAGCTGTGTACTCTTAGTGTAATAAATGTGGATGAGTCACAGTATTGTTCCAAACAGTTTAGTGAtgtgttctgtttgttgttgtgagTGTCACAAGACACAATAAAACAGCTGTATTTGACTTTTATAGCCACATCATATGCAGGTTGTTTAAAGTCTGCCGCTCATCCAACTTTACTgcgaatacacacacacagactcaccagTACACTTTGTTATCAGAAATGATGGCAATAACAGCAGCGACACTGATGCCATATGCCAGGCAGTCCCTGAACAATGGCCAGCAGGTGAGGCGCCCTGTctgataaaagaaacaaaaacaaatggttTACAGCTCACACAACGCAATCATTCTTGCTCTTGACCCAGCAAAGGTGACCCTCGTATATAAGCAGTTTTGGTAACCTGTGGATGTTATGAGTGTGTGATTGTGTCAGATCGTACCATCGAGGCCAGGAGTCCACAGGCAGCACAGATTCCTAGGAGGTTGTAGACAGCTGACCCAACGATAGTGCTGACCCCGATGTCCCCCTTTGTCACAAACACGCCtaacacatgacacacacagagagcacaTCTTAGCCTCCAAGACAGGAACAACGTGGACGGAAGAACGTCCTAATCAAAGGCTGCTTGCCGTCCATGCGCCCATATGGTGGtggagtcacagtttatcaggtTGGGAAAGGACACGGCGACAGTGACGATGATGTCGCTGTCATCTTCAACATTGCTGGTTGTGATTATTGTTGTACTTATGCGTGATTACCCAGGAAGGCCGTGACCAGTTCAGGTGCTGAACTCCCAGCTGCCATGAATGTGGCTCCTGCTACGTCCTGAGACAGTCCCAGACCTGAGAGAGACCCGGCGACAAGAAAATCTGATCATACACAATCCAGTtcaacaaaaccacaaactatgacctttaaaaatgagacactgtataaaaaaaaaatctgtaaaattaaggGTGAAAATCGAGCATCAAGAGCAGCACTTGGTGCTCATAACAATGGTGACTATGTGTtaattaatgatattttttatccaatttaaataaaggaaaacattgTCAGTTGCAGTTTTacccttttattttttgtggtcaacatgtaaatcaatATATTTGTTGGGTGATTTTATTATACTTTCTGTAAGTGAcctaaaaatggaaaatctgtaaaataatcaattcAATTAAGAACTGCTtcgaaaaaatgcatttaaaaactgttaaatttttCCCGGTGCACAAATAGAGAGAAGTGGCTGCTTTAGAGCCAGagagcacattttgaaatgaattgtTTGATTGGGAATCAATCACAAAATAACAAGAGTAAAAATGCTAAACATTGGAACAGATATTCACGCCAAAATCTGTCAACAGCTCATCTGTAGTCCTTTAAATGTGCTTGGAAgtaatttaatttttcttttgtgccaTAAAGGTCCCAAAAATAGGATCCCTACAGTTGTCTGGCAAACTAAACGAGCTGTCACCCTTCATACAAGCAGCTGGGTGGTTTGTAAATTATCTTAAAAGCAGAACCCAGGATGTTCAGATAGAGGGCTCTTCCTCTGAGGTACTGCAAGTGAAAACGGCGTCCCTCAAGGTTGTGTACTGGGTCCATCATTTTCACTATTTGCATAAATAATCTTGAACAGAATATTCCCAACTCAACTTTTCATTTCTATGCTGATGATACTCTCTTCTATTATCTTATATATTGACCAGCACCCACTCCTGCTGAGGCCTTTCAGGATTTATAGCTTGATAGAGTCCAGGAACAACTCTGTCATCTACAACTTGTtctaaatgcagacaaaactaAATGTATGTTCTTTACTACTTCACAAACTGCGAGATCAGCGTCGTCTGGAAAAATCTGAACAAGAAATGGTCAACAAACAGAACTGGTATCtacttttaaatattgatgaTTTTTAATTGACGACCATTTGtcttttcaggaaaaaaaaaaggaaactctTATTATGACAGTACCAactcttgcttttctttttgtgtgaaacagaaattggtggaaacaacatttttgcctGTTGTTGACTATGGAGATGTGTTGTATATGAAGGCTTCTGCTAACTGCATTAGCATGTTGGATAGTGTGTACCATGGAGTGCTGAGTTTCATTATCAGATGTGGTCTCCTTACTCACCATTCTATTCTAAAGTTAACTGGACATCTTTAAGTGCCCAACGTCTCAGCCattggtgtttatttacagaaccattctgggtattgttccttcctatttgtcttgtcttttaacaaggaaacatggaagtcaCAATCTCCAATCTATGGATGCTCTGCAGTTTGTCGTCCTCAAATCTGAACTGGAAAAGAAATTATTTAGGCTTTCTGCACTTAATGCTTGGAATAAACTACAATCTGAACTTCAACTTCAAGCCCTTGTTACACTGAAtgagtttaaccctcgtgtcgtcctacgGGTCAAAATTggcccattttaaagtttgaaaatgtggaaaaaaatattttcacagtgaaacttctgatgtccacattttcaatatttttgggaagtttttgaacattttttggtggaaaaaagaaatgttaaaaatgtttcttaagaacattcacataaaaatcaaccaaaatccagcgaatttcgctggattttggttgatttttatgtgaacgttcttaaagaaaatattaaaagttttactgattatatatggaatcactttagctagttttaggatttttttgaagatttttactcattttttgaaaatttacaagaattttcttgccacatttgggggattttttaaaaataaaactttgaagggaaacttttaaggaattattggaattttcttcctgaaggttttgcagaaatttgaggattttttttgctgat
This genomic interval carries:
- the slc24a5 gene encoding sodium/potassium/calcium exchanger 5 — translated: MSAVAGLQKKKRKDFIPYFLGFVIFLYGTIHLVSFTARSSQESHPVRARRALENETECISPQSSEFPEGFFTVQERKDGGLVIYFMIIFYMLLAVAIVCDDYFLPSLEVISERLGLSQDVAGATFMAAGSSAPELVTAFLGVFVTKGDIGVSTIVGSAVYNLLGICAACGLLASMTGRLTCWPLFRDCLAYGISVAAVIAIISDNKVYWYDAASLLLVYGIYIVVLCFDLRISEFVLRKLSPCCTCLASGSGEKTETQPLMGWSEDTSLRVHSRSRTDSGIFQDDSGYSHLSLSLHGLNDIPEEHKCVFAVPESDLKRILWVLSLPVITLLFLTVPDCRRRFWKPWFMITFLMSAVWISGFTYVLVWMVTVVGETLGIPDTVMGLTLLAAGTSIPDTIASVMVAREGKADMAMSNIVGSNVFDMLCLGLPWFIKTAFVDTTNPVEVNSTGLVFISSTLLLSILFLFVAVHINGWKLDWKLGIVSLICYTLFATLSILYELGIIGNNPVRLCSD